A single genomic interval of Fusarium verticillioides 7600 chromosome 8, whole genome shotgun sequence harbors:
- a CDS encoding cystathionine beta-lyase: MYNSTSTHTLRLNLSRMSAPSPTDSGKSANPLKRIDNEGHDLPPSPAPSSPRNGRKRYALATELVYTDSKDQYGASSVPIYQSATFKQTSASGGQQEYDYTRSGNPTRTHLERHLAKIMNAQRALAISSGMGALDVITRLLRPGDEVITGDDLYGGSHRLLTYLAANQGIIVHHVDTTTVDSVRARLSEKTAMVLLETPTNPLIKVVDIPSIARLAHEVNPKALVVVDNTMLSPMLFNPLDVGCDIVYESGTKYLSGHHDIMAGVIAMNDTHIGDKLFFVINSTGCGLSPNDSFLLMRGVKTLAIRMEKQQANAQAIAEFLESRGFRVRYPGLKSHPQYDLHWSMARGAGAVLSFETGDPAVSERIVEAARLWAISVSFGCVNSLISMPCQMSHASIDAKTRAERQMPEDIIRLCVGIEDPNDLIEDLSRALVQAGAVTVTLDGFHAAGAAKELGETPLVIQ, from the coding sequence ATGTACAACTCGACTTCGACACATACGCTGCGACTAAATTTATCGAGAATGTCTGCCCCTTCGCCCACTGACTCTGGCAAGTCAGCCAATCCTCTGAAGCGAATTGACAACGAGGGACATGATCTCCCTCCATCTCCCGCTCCGTCAAGCCCTCGCAATGGTCGCAAACGCTATGCCCTTGCCACAGAACTTGTATACACAGATAGCAAGGACCAATATGGCGCCTCCAGCGTTCCCATCTACCAGTCTGCCACTTTCAAGCAGACATCAGCCAGCGGTGGCCAGCAAGAATATGACTACACGCGCTCTGGAAACCCCACCAGAACGCACCTCGAGCGACACCTTGCAAAGATTATGAACGCTCAGCGAGCACTGGCTATCAGCTCCGGAATGGGTGCTCTCGATGTCATTACTCGCCTACTCCGACCCGGCGATGAGGTTATCACTGGCGATGATCTCTATGGTGGCAGCCACCGTCTGCTGACTTACCTCGCTGCCAACCAAGGCATCATTGTTCACCATGTCGACACAACAACCGTTGATAGCGTGCGGGCACGCCTCTCGGAGAAGACCGCCATGGTTTTGTTAGAGACCCCCACCAATCCTCTGATTAAGGTGGTGGATATTCCATCTATCGCTCGCTTGGCACATGAAGTCAACCCCAAGGCGCTCGTTGTCGTTGATAATACCATGCTTTCTCCCATGCTGTTCAACCCTCTAGATGTGGGTTGCGACATTGTGTATGAGTCTGGAACCAAGTACCTGTCTGGTCACCacgacatcatggctggtgttATTGCCATGAACGACACTCACATCGGAGACAAGCTCTTCTTTGTTATTAACTCCACGGGCTGCGGTCTATCGCCAAATGACTCTTTCCTGCTCATGCGAGGTGTTAAGACCTTGGCGATTCGAATGGAGAAACAGCAAGCCAACGCTCAAGCCATTGCAGAGTTTCTCGAGTCCCGTGGCTTCCGTGTTCGATACCCTGGACTTAAATCCCACCCTCAATACGATCTGCATTGGTCTATGGCTCGCGGTGCTGGCGCGGTGCTCTCGTTCGAGACCGGTGATCCGGCGGTTTCTGAGCGTATTGTTGAGGCCGCCCGTCTCTGGGCCATCAGCGTCAGTTTTGGCTGTGTCAACAGTTTGATCAGCATGCCCTGCCAGATGAGCCATGCCAGCATCGACGCCAAGACTCGAGCGGAACGACAAATGcctgaagatatcatcagaCTGTGCGTTGGTATCGAAGACCCGAATGACCTGATTGAGGATCTTTCTCGCGCT